The Juglans microcarpa x Juglans regia isolate MS1-56 chromosome 8S, Jm3101_v1.0, whole genome shotgun sequence genome has a window encoding:
- the LOC121245065 gene encoding translation initiation factor eIF-2B subunit delta-like produces the protein MDARRPSRAITDPMIRRVGFFTPTGNSQLLRAHSNPAGSDYPPLADSPAGNSLSPVMIPPPRHLSDRTPSVPVPETGLRQDSDLVRVGSYNPSESLLGSSPSGGIALAGEAFSEESDGWYGQNEVRKHSPNLLDTTLGKAPDYLSGTSAPPRLEKLKKSAQVPVKSGKADVEGQNEMQSSLKPLKTKTSKAERRALQEAQRAAKALAKEGDKSAAVSGGAAPKKPLKLPSQKKDGPRVSSSIAASDKKGGDRPPDKERKKDVPPPRMQFDDKNRVEKAKRRAVFNQTEARNRVELFRHLPQYEHGTQLPDLESRFFQLDLVHPAVYKAGLQYLAKDITGGNARCIAMLQSFKEAIKDYSTPPEKTLVRDLTAKISSYVSFFIECRPLSISMGNAIRFVKSRITKLPLTLSELEAKAALCSDIERFINEKILLAEKVIVGHAVTKIRDGDVLLTYGSSSVVEMILLHAHEMAKQFRVVVVDSHPKLEGQALIRRLVSNGLSCTYCHINAVSYIMNEVTRVFLGAASVLSNGTVHSRVGTASVAMVAHAFRVPVLICCEAYKFHERVQLDSICSNELGDPDAITEVPGRVDVNYLNNWAKKENLQLLNLMYDSTPSDYISMIVTDYGMIPTTSVPVIVREYRREHLFI, from the exons ATGGACGCCCGTCGACCCTCCCGAGCCATCACTGACCCTATGATCCGCCGCGTTGGGTTCTTTACCCCCACCGGGAACAGCCAACTGCTACGGGCACACTCCAACCCTGCCGGCTCGGATTACCCCCCGCTCGCCGACTCTCCCGCTGGAAACTCGCTCTCCCCGGTCATGATCCCCCCGCCGCGTCACCTATCTGATCGTACGCCCTCCGTGCCGGTTCCTGAGACCGGATTACGCCAAGACAGCGACCTCGTGCGGGTCGGGAGCTACAACCCGTCCGAATCCCTTCTGGGCTCGTCTCCGTCGGGCGGGATCGCTTTGGCGGGAGAAGCATTCTCCGAGGAGTCGGATGGGTGGTACGGGCAGAACGAGGTGCGTAAGCACTCTCCGAATCTTCTCGATACCACTCTGGGGAAGGCTCCGGATTATCTGTCCGGTACTTCTGCGCCCCCGAGGCTTGAAAAATTGAAGAAGTCTGCCCAAGTGCCCG TAAAGAGTGGTAAGGCTGACGTGGAAGGGCAAAATGAAATGCAATCTAGTTTGAAGCCACTGAAAACGAAAACATCCAAAGCTGAAAGGCGTGCCTTGCAGGAGGCCCAAAGAGCTGCAAAAGCTTTGGCAAAAG AGGGCGATAAATCTGCTGCTGTATCTGGGGGAGCAGCTCCAAAAAAACCTTTGAAGCTGCCATCACAGAAGAAAGATGGTCCTCGCGTCTCATCTTCAATTGCAGCTTCTGACAAGAAAGGAGGTGATCGTCCACCTgataaagaaaggaagaaagacgTTCCTCCTCCACGCATGCAATTTGATGATAAGAACCGTGTGGAGAAGGCTAAAAGACGTGCGGTGTTCAATCAAACTGAAGCTAGAAATAGAGTTGAATTGTTTCGGCATTTGCCTCAGTATGAACATGGAACTCAGCTTCCTGATCTGGAGTCACGATTTTTCCAACTTGATCTGGTGCATCCTGCAGTATACAAG GCTGGATTACAGTATTTAGCCAAAGATATAACTGGGGGCAATGCACGTTGCATTGCAATGCTTCAATCTTTCAAGGAAGCCATTAAAGACTACTCCACACCACCAGAAAAAACTCTTGTGAGAGATTTAACTGCAAAAATAAGCAGTTATGTATCATTCTTTATTGAATGTAGGCCACTTTCTATCAGCATGGGAAATGCAATTAGGTTTGTTAAGAGCCGTATAACAAAGCTACCATTAACTCTTTCTGAATTAGAAGCAAAAGCTGCACTTTGTTCAGATATCGAGCGtttcataaatgaaaagatATTACTTGCTGAGAAGGTCATAGTTGGACATGCTGTTACAAAGATTAGGGATGGAGACGTGCTTCTTACTTATGGATCATCAAGTGTGGTTGAGATGATTCTGTTACATGCTCACGAAATGGCGAAACAGTTCCGAGTTGTAGTCGTAGACTCACATCCAAAGCTGGAAGGCCAAGCATTAATTCGGAGGCTGGTCTCAAATGGCCTGAGCTGTACATACTGTCATATTAATGCTGTTTCTTATATTATGAATGAGGTTACACGAGTTTTTCTCGGGGCCGCCTCTGTATTGTCCAATGGAACTGTACATTCGAGGGTTGGGACTGCATCTGTTGCAATGGTTGCTCATGCTTTCCGTGTTCCAGTTTTGATCTGCTGTGAAGCCTATAAATTTCATGAAAGGGTACAGCTTGACTCAATCTGCTCTAATGAACTAG GTGATCCAGACGCCATTACAGAAGTTCCTGGGAGAGTGGATGTGAATTATCTGAATAATTGGGCCAAAAAGGAAAATCTGCAGCTTCTAAATTTGAT GTATGATTCTACTCCTTCAGATTATATCTCCATGATTGTCACAGACTATGGAATG ATCCCAACCACTAGTGTACCTGTCATTGTCCGCGAGTATCGAAGAGAACATTTATTcatttag